From a single Clostridium isatidis genomic region:
- a CDS encoding peptidoglycan D,D-transpeptidase FtsI family protein, with the protein MNSLAKNVKNVMIIFLFCFIALISYIAYFQVFKGPDIAADSGNRRLWAKRNEVIRGTIYDRDGNPIVTSARIDEYNQSRDYAYGDLYVHALGYIDERYGITGLEEEFDEELSKYNSFTNSFRSLLKDFDLKSAIENRNEEKVGNGIITTLDYDLQRIAYDALGDRKGSVVALNPKTGEILAMVSKPTYDPTNLERAMEDANSGEDTESRLLNRALYGIYPPGSVFKTVTLAAAIENDPAVTARIFDDQGKITFEDGIELNNFMKQAHGSLDLKTAYRVSSNVVFGTLAMEMGNDKLKEVAERFGFNARIPGVGVSISQSTFPKLGEYELGNIAQSGIGQGSVAVTPMQMAIVAATVANDGVLMQPKLVNKVIDKDGNTIKEIENKALKSDVISADITAIIKEYMSYLVSNNIYRWPYFDGTNAGGKTGTADYMENGVEAIPHGWFISIAPVDDPKIAVAVIVENGESGAGSAADIASQVVRQAVLGN; encoded by the coding sequence ATGAATTCTCTAGCAAAAAATGTTAAAAATGTAATGATAATATTTCTTTTTTGCTTTATAGCATTGATATCCTATATAGCATATTTTCAAGTATTTAAAGGACCTGATATAGCAGCAGATTCAGGTAATAGAAGACTTTGGGCAAAAAGAAATGAAGTAATAAGAGGAACTATTTACGATAGAGATGGTAATCCTATTGTTACTAGTGCAAGAATTGACGAATATAATCAAAGTAGAGATTATGCATATGGAGACTTATATGTTCATGCTTTAGGTTATATAGATGAAAGATATGGTATTACAGGTTTGGAAGAAGAATTTGATGAAGAATTATCAAAATATAATAGCTTTACAAATAGTTTTAGAAGTCTGCTAAAGGATTTTGATTTAAAAAGTGCAATAGAAAATAGAAATGAAGAAAAAGTAGGAAATGGTATAATTACAACCTTGGATTATGATCTTCAAAGAATTGCCTATGATGCTTTAGGAGATAGAAAGGGCTCAGTGGTTGCTTTAAATCCTAAAACTGGAGAAATTCTTGCTATGGTATCTAAACCTACTTATGATCCAACTAATTTAGAAAGAGCAATGGAAGATGCTAATAGCGGAGAAGATACTGAAAGCAGGCTGTTAAATAGAGCCTTATATGGAATATATCCTCCGGGATCTGTTTTTAAAACTGTAACTTTAGCTGCGGCTATTGAAAATGATCCGGCTGTAACAGCTAGAATTTTTGATGATCAAGGTAAGATTACATTTGAGGATGGAATAGAACTTAACAACTTTATGAAGCAGGCTCATGGAAGTCTAGACTTAAAAACTGCTTATAGAGTATCAAGCAATGTTGTATTTGGAACTTTAGCCATGGAAATGGGTAACGATAAATTAAAGGAAGTTGCAGAAAGGTTTGGCTTTAATGCAAGAATACCAGGAGTAGGTGTATCTATATCACAAAGTACTTTTCCGAAGTTAGGAGAATATGAATTAGGGAATATAGCTCAAAGTGGTATTGGTCAAGGGAGTGTGGCTGTAACCCCTATGCAGATGGCTATTGTTGCAGCAACTGTTGCAAATGATGGAGTTTTAATGCAGCCTAAATTAGTTAATAAAGTTATCGATAAAGATGGAAATACTATAAAGGAAATAGAAAATAAAGCACTTAAGAGTGATGTGATTTCAGCAGATATAACGGCTATTATAAAAGAATATATGAGTTATTTAGTTTCTAATAATATATATAGATGGCCATATTTTGATGGAACTAATGCAGGGGGAAAAACAGGAACAGCAGATTATATGGAAAACGGAGTAGAGGCAATTCCTCATGGATGGTTTATATCAATAGCACCAGTTGATGATCCTAAAATTGCAGTTGCGGTTATAGTTGAAAATGGAGAAAGTGGGGCAGGTTCTGCTGCAGATATTGCATCACAGGTGGTGCGGCAAGCAGTGCTTGGCAATTGA
- the uvrA gene encoding excinuclease ABC subunit UvrA produces the protein MKDKIIIKGAKVNNLKNISLEIPRDKLVVLTGLSGSGKSSLAFDTLYAEGQRRYVESLSSYARQFLGQMDKPDVENIEGLSPAISIAQKTTSKNPRSTVGTITEIYDYLRLLYARVGKPYCPKCKIPIEQQTVDQIVDKVMNFEERTKIQILAPVIRGKKGQHEKVLDKMKRSGYVRVRVDGSIYDLTEEEINLDKNKKHNIEVVVDRIIVKEGVEARLTDSVEAALKLADGIVVINIIGGEDITFSEKFACHECGMSIDEIEPRLFSFNAPYGKCDHCDGLGSLMELDEDLIIPNKELSIMEGAIATWGEGRLKEDSWTYAILQALSHEYDIDLNKPVKELSREELDLILYGTNGKKLNVTYIRDGVKTQYNYAYDGEINSLKRRYIETNSNDMKAYIEQFMGNNTCPKCKGARLNKEALAVLIGDKNIYEFTTLSIKEELEYINSIEFSEKDKKISEQIVREIKNRLTFLVDVGLDYLDLARSSGTLSGGEAQRIRLATQIGSALMGVLYILDEPSIGLHQRDNDKLIATLKKLRDIGNTVIVVEHDEDTMKAADYIVDIGPRAGEHGGKVVVAGTLEDVMNCEESITGQYLTGKKKVEAPKERRKGNGNLIKIKGAKENNLKNINVSIPLGTLTTVTGVSGSGKSTLVNEILYKGLNRIINKSKNPVGDYKEILGYENIDKIIDIDQSPIGRTPRSNPATYTGVFDIIRDLFSTTTEAKMRGYSKGRFSFNVKGGRCEACSGDGIIKIEMQFLSDVYVPCEVCNGKRYNRETLEVKYKGKNIADVLNMTVEEALEFFENIPRIKNKLETLYDVGLGYIRLGQPSTQLSGGEAQRIKLAAELSKRGTGKTLYILDEPSTGLHIDDVNRLITILQRLVDAGNTVVVIEHNLDIIKCADYIVDLGPEGGDKGGTIVATGTPEEIIEVDQSYTGKYLKKILR, from the coding sequence ATGAAAGATAAAATAATAATAAAGGGAGCAAAAGTAAATAATTTAAAAAATATATCACTTGAAATTCCAAGAGACAAATTAGTTGTTTTAACTGGCTTATCTGGATCGGGAAAATCCTCTTTAGCTTTCGATACTTTATATGCAGAAGGACAGAGAAGGTATGTAGAGTCATTATCTTCATATGCAAGACAGTTCCTTGGGCAAATGGATAAGCCTGATGTAGAAAATATAGAAGGATTATCCCCTGCAATATCTATTGCTCAAAAGACTACTAGCAAAAATCCAAGATCTACTGTTGGAACTATAACAGAAATATATGATTACTTAAGACTTCTATATGCAAGGGTTGGTAAGCCATATTGTCCTAAATGTAAAATACCAATTGAACAACAAACTGTAGATCAAATTGTGGATAAAGTCATGAACTTTGAAGAAAGAACCAAAATTCAAATATTAGCTCCAGTAATTAGAGGTAAAAAAGGCCAACATGAGAAAGTTCTTGATAAAATGAAGAGAAGCGGATATGTAAGAGTAAGGGTTGATGGTTCTATTTATGATTTAACTGAAGAAGAAATAAATTTAGATAAGAATAAAAAACATAACATTGAAGTTGTAGTTGACAGAATAATTGTTAAAGAAGGTGTAGAAGCAAGATTAACAGATTCAGTTGAAGCAGCTTTAAAACTTGCTGATGGTATAGTAGTTATAAACATAATAGGAGGAGAAGATATAACTTTTAGTGAGAAGTTTGCTTGTCATGAATGTGGTATGAGCATAGATGAAATAGAACCTAGACTGTTTTCATTTAATGCCCCATATGGAAAATGTGATCATTGTGATGGACTTGGGTCATTAATGGAACTAGATGAAGATTTAATAATCCCAAATAAAGAATTGAGTATAATGGAAGGTGCTATTGCAACTTGGGGAGAAGGAAGACTAAAAGAAGACTCTTGGACTTATGCAATTTTACAAGCCTTAAGTCATGAATATGACATAGATTTAAATAAACCTGTTAAGGAGTTAAGCAGAGAGGAATTAGATTTAATTTTATATGGAACTAATGGTAAGAAATTAAATGTAACATATATTAGAGATGGAGTTAAAACTCAATATAATTATGCATATGATGGTGAAATAAATTCATTAAAGAGAAGATATATAGAGACAAATTCTAATGATATGAAAGCATATATTGAGCAATTTATGGGAAATAATACTTGCCCAAAATGTAAGGGTGCAAGATTAAATAAGGAAGCTTTAGCTGTTTTAATAGGTGATAAAAATATTTATGAATTTACAACTCTTTCGATTAAGGAGGAGCTTGAGTATATAAATTCAATAGAATTTTCTGAAAAGGACAAAAAAATCAGTGAACAGATAGTAAGAGAAATTAAAAATAGACTTACATTCTTGGTGGATGTTGGCTTAGATTATTTAGATTTAGCAAGAAGTTCAGGTACCTTATCAGGGGGAGAAGCTCAAAGAATAAGACTTGCAACCCAAATAGGTTCAGCTCTAATGGGAGTATTGTATATATTAGATGAACCAAGTATAGGACTTCATCAAAGAGATAACGATAAACTTATAGCAACTTTAAAGAAATTAAGAGATATAGGAAATACAGTTATAGTTGTTGAACATGATGAAGATACAATGAAAGCAGCAGATTATATTGTAGATATAGGCCCGAGAGCAGGAGAACATGGTGGCAAAGTAGTTGTTGCAGGAACTTTAGAAGATGTAATGAACTGTGAAGAATCAATAACAGGCCAATATTTAACTGGGAAGAAAAAGGTAGAAGCTCCAAAGGAAAGAAGAAAGGGAAATGGTAATTTAATAAAAATCAAAGGAGCAAAGGAAAACAACTTAAAAAATATAAATGTATCAATACCTTTGGGAACTTTAACAACAGTTACAGGTGTTTCTGGTTCAGGAAAGAGTACTTTAGTTAATGAAATTCTCTATAAGGGATTAAATAGGATAATAAATAAAAGTAAAAATCCAGTTGGAGATTATAAAGAGATATTAGGATATGAAAATATAGATAAAATAATAGATATAGATCAAAGTCCTATAGGAAGAACTCCAAGATCAAACCCAGCTACATATACAGGAGTGTTTGATATAATAAGAGATTTATTCTCTACAACAACTGAAGCTAAAATGAGAGGATATAGTAAAGGTAGATTTAGCTTTAATGTAAAAGGAGGAAGATGTGAAGCTTGTTCTGGAGATGGTATAATAAAAATTGAAATGCAATTTTTATCTGATGTTTATGTTCCTTGTGAAGTATGTAATGGAAAAAGATATAATAGAGAAACTTTAGAAGTAAAATATAAAGGTAAAAATATTGCTGATGTTTTAAATATGACAGTAGAGGAAGCATTGGAATTCTTTGAAAATATACCAAGAATAAAGAATAAGCTTGAAACATTATATGATGTAGGCCTTGGATATATAAGATTAGGTCAGCCTTCGACACAGTTATCGGGAGGAGAAGCTCAAAGAATAAAATTAGCTGCTGAATTATCAAAAAGAGGTACAGGAAAAACTCTTTACATTCTTGATGAACCATCAACAGGTCTTCATATAGATGATGTAAACAGATTAATAACTATACTTCAAAGATTAGTAGATGCAGGTAATACAGTAGTAGTTATAGAGCATAATTTAGATATAATAAAATGTGCTGATTATATAGTAGACTTAGGACCAGAAGGCGGAGATAAGGGTGGAACTATAGTTGCAACTGGAACTCCAGAAGAAATAATTGAGGTGGATCAGTCTTATACAGGTAAATATCTTAAGAAAATCCTAAGATAA
- a CDS encoding FtsW/RodA/SpoVE family cell cycle protein has translation MNKLKLEKRVLKLIYLLCILIFTNLALLEKPLNKNAVFIGLGLCLIIGFSHYLIRRFYPNGDKFLFIFSSILAVIGVAVLFRIDQSMAIKQLLWAILGITAYIVISVALPNMSKFAEYRKIYMIITLILMPMGLIYGLIFNVETNGAMNWVYFGPFGFQPSEFGKISLILYLASSLKDYESKNNIKADFKQLIVPALIVMYSLVCMVLQTDLGSTLIFFGIAVTMLYIATSKKKYVFTCLGLSIVGAIGAYGVFSHVKRRVMVWLDPWKYANDEGYQIVQGLYAIASGGLFGVGLGNGFPDLIFASESDFIFAVICEEFGIIFAVGIMILYFLLFYRGIRIAFVTSDKFSQLLVVGLSTMIACQTLVIIGGIFTVIPLTGITLPLISYGGSSMLSMFFALGMLQKVSEEN, from the coding sequence ATGAATAAATTAAAGTTAGAAAAAAGAGTGCTTAAATTAATTTATTTATTATGTATTTTAATATTTACTAATTTGGCACTACTTGAAAAGCCTTTAAACAAGAATGCAGTTTTTATAGGATTAGGTCTTTGTCTTATAATAGGTTTTTCTCATTATTTAATAAGAAGATTTTATCCAAATGGAGATAAATTCTTATTTATATTTTCAAGTATATTAGCAGTTATTGGAGTGGCTGTACTATTTAGAATAGATCAAAGTATGGCAATTAAACAATTGTTATGGGCAATATTAGGAATAACTGCTTACATAGTTATTTCAGTAGCTCTGCCTAATATGAGTAAGTTTGCAGAGTACAGGAAAATATATATGATTATAACTTTAATCCTTATGCCAATGGGATTGATTTATGGACTTATATTCAATGTTGAAACAAATGGGGCAATGAATTGGGTATATTTTGGCCCCTTTGGATTTCAACCTTCTGAATTTGGGAAAATATCTTTAATTTTATATTTAGCTTCTTCCTTGAAAGATTATGAAAGTAAAAATAATATAAAAGCAGATTTCAAACAGCTTATAGTACCAGCTCTAATTGTAATGTATTCTTTAGTATGTATGGTTCTTCAAACAGACTTAGGGTCTACACTTATATTTTTTGGTATAGCAGTTACTATGCTTTATATAGCAACATCTAAGAAGAAATATGTGTTTACATGTCTTGGTCTTTCAATAGTAGGAGCTATAGGTGCATATGGGGTATTTAGTCATGTTAAAAGAAGAGTTATGGTATGGCTTGATCCTTGGAAGTATGCAAATGATGAAGGTTATCAGATTGTACAAGGTTTATATGCAATAGCATCTGGTGGATTATTTGGAGTTGGATTAGGTAATGGATTTCCAGATTTAATATTTGCAAGCGAAAGTGACTTTATTTTTGCTGTAATATGTGAGGAATTTGGAATAATATTTGCAGTAGGAATTATGATATTATACTTCCTTCTATTTTATAGAGGAATTAGAATAGCTTTTGTTACTAGTGATAAATTTAGTCAATTGTTGGTAGTTGGCTTAAGTACAATGATTGCATGTCAAACATTAGTTATTATAGGGGGAATATTCACTGTAATACCACTTACAGGTATAACATTACCCCTTATAAGCTATGGAGGAAGTTCAATGCTCTCAATGTTCTTTGCACTAGGAATGTTACAAAAGGTATCAGAGGAAAATTAA
- a CDS encoding FHA domain-containing protein, with amino-acid sequence MDFSKVIRLVFGIAFIVILYFIIFYALKIMYKDVKSGGRKRPSSTKRNYGIEVVSVGENSNLEEGSILLLRDVITIGRKEGNTIRLSDQYVSGNHAEIKLKNNEIIIRDLESTNGIFVNDVKIKEYFKLRANDKFRIGSAIFKVIRSDKN; translated from the coding sequence ATGGATTTTTCGAAGGTTATAAGACTGGTTTTTGGAATAGCGTTTATAGTAATACTTTATTTCATTATTTTTTATGCTTTAAAGATAATGTATAAGGATGTAAAAAGTGGTGGAAGAAAAAGACCAAGTTCTACTAAAAGAAACTATGGAATAGAAGTTGTTAGCGTAGGAGAAAATTCAAATTTAGAAGAAGGATCTATTTTATTACTAAGAGATGTAATTACCATAGGAAGAAAAGAAGGTAATACGATAAGACTTAGTGATCAATATGTATCTGGAAATCATGCTGAAATTAAACTTAAAAATAATGAAATAATTATTAGAGATTTAGAAAGTACCAATGGTATTTTTGTTAATGATGTAAAAATAAAAGAATATTTTAAATTGAGAGCAAACGATAAGTTTAGGATAGGTAGTGCAATATTTAAAGTTATTAGATCAGATAAGAATTAG
- the uvrC gene encoding excinuclease ABC subunit UvrC: protein MFDFEYHLKNLPEKPGVYLMKNSLGEVIYVGKAKILKNRVKSYFQNSKNHTEKVKAMVKNIAEFEYIVTDNEMEALILEGNLIKKYSPRYNILLKDDKFYPFIKITTNDDFPRVFVTRRYVKDGGKYFGPYTNGTAVYETIKLIYKIFPVRDCKLLIKEDGPKVRPCLNYHIKKCVAPCAGYISKEEYRKMIDQIIDILNGKDKKIKNYLKESMEEASRNLDFEKAAKLRDKIFAIENIVEKQKIFKTMEGDEDFINIYQDEKDSCIQIFFSRDGKILGREDFIFENTVNEEIGEILEEFITSFYGGTAKIPRYIYVPKIEEIELLEEFLKIKRGANVTIKIPQKGQKKEMLEMVKSNAKITLEKFKDKILRDKMTNKIALEELRDILDLDDIPFRIESYDISNIQGVDSVGSMIVFEEGKAKNSDYRRFKIKSVKGANDYDSMREILERRFTHGLKEIEEIKERKLNFSSGKFSFFPDLIMMDGGKGQVNVALEVLEKLNINIPVCGLVKDDKHQTRGIIYNNQELIINRNSNLMQLIRRIQDEVHRFAITYHRTLRDKRTLHSVLEDIPNIGEKRRRNLLMKFGSVENIKNASFEELLETPSIDKKAAQSIIDYFTVKEKL from the coding sequence ATGTTTGATTTTGAGTACCATTTGAAAAACTTACCAGAGAAGCCTGGAGTTTATTTAATGAAGAATTCTCTCGGAGAAGTTATTTATGTAGGTAAGGCTAAAATATTAAAAAATAGAGTTAAAAGTTATTTCCAAAATTCTAAAAATCATACCGAAAAGGTTAAGGCAATGGTTAAGAATATAGCAGAATTTGAGTATATAGTAACCGATAATGAAATGGAAGCCTTAATTTTAGAAGGTAATTTAATAAAAAAATACAGTCCTAGGTATAATATCTTACTTAAAGACGATAAATTTTATCCTTTCATAAAAATAACAACTAATGATGATTTCCCAAGAGTATTTGTAACTAGAAGATATGTTAAAGATGGTGGTAAATATTTTGGACCATATACAAATGGAACTGCAGTTTATGAAACAATAAAATTAATATATAAAATATTTCCTGTAAGGGATTGCAAATTATTAATTAAGGAAGATGGTCCAAAGGTTAGACCATGTTTAAATTACCATATTAAAAAATGTGTAGCACCATGTGCAGGGTATATATCAAAAGAAGAATATAGAAAAATGATTGATCAAATTATAGATATACTTAATGGTAAAGATAAAAAAATAAAAAATTATCTTAAGGAAAGTATGGAAGAGGCATCAAGAAATTTAGATTTTGAAAAAGCAGCTAAGTTAAGAGATAAAATATTTGCCATAGAAAATATTGTAGAAAAACAAAAGATATTTAAAACAATGGAAGGTGACGAAGATTTTATTAATATCTATCAGGATGAAAAAGATAGCTGTATTCAAATTTTCTTCTCTAGAGATGGAAAAATATTAGGAAGAGAAGATTTTATATTTGAGAATACTGTAAATGAAGAAATTGGAGAAATTCTAGAGGAGTTTATTACTTCTTTCTATGGCGGAACAGCAAAGATACCAAGATATATTTATGTTCCAAAGATAGAAGAGATAGAATTGCTTGAAGAATTTTTAAAGATAAAAAGAGGAGCTAATGTAACAATAAAGATACCTCAAAAGGGTCAAAAGAAAGAAATGCTAGAAATGGTAAAAAGCAATGCCAAAATTACTCTAGAAAAGTTTAAAGATAAGATACTTAGAGATAAAATGACTAATAAAATAGCTTTAGAAGAATTAAGAGATATATTAGATTTAGATGATATTCCATTTAGAATAGAATCTTATGATATATCTAATATTCAAGGTGTAGATTCAGTCGGCTCTATGATAGTATTTGAGGAAGGAAAAGCTAAAAATAGCGATTATAGAAGATTTAAAATAAAATCTGTTAAGGGAGCTAATGATTATGATAGCATGAGGGAAATTTTAGAAAGAAGATTTACTCATGGATTAAAGGAAATTGAAGAAATAAAAGAAAGAAAATTAAATTTTTCATCGGGAAAGTTTTCTTTCTTCCCAGATCTTATAATGATGGATGGAGGAAAGGGCCAAGTTAATGTGGCTTTAGAAGTATTAGAAAAACTAAATATCAATATTCCTGTTTGTGGTTTAGTAAAAGATGATAAGCATCAAACTAGGGGTATTATATATAATAATCAAGAACTTATTATTAATAGAAACTCAAATTTAATGCAGCTAATTAGAAGAATACAAGATGAAGTCCATAGGTTTGCAATTACTTATCATAGAACCTTAAGAGATAAAAGGACTTTACATTCAGTTTTAGAGGATATACCAAACATAGGAGAAAAGAGGAGACGAAATTTACTAATGAAATTTGGCAGCGTTGAAAATATTAAAAATGCTAGCTTTGAGGAGTTGTTAGAAACTCCTAGTATAGATAAAAAGGCAGCGCAAAGTATAATTGACTATTTTACTGTTAAAGAAAAGCTGTAA
- a CDS encoding GNAT family N-acetyltransferase, whose product MEVRIIRYGTDDYQKTLILRNEVLRRPWRRSIYDDDLRSEVDKDVIFGAFKEEDILGVGTLSHSDNKKIRIKYLAVNSKNQGKGTGSAILRAMENYARELGYKKIILETRLSVREFYLKNGYRTTGKIFISEVIPVKHINMEKRIP is encoded by the coding sequence ATGGAAGTAAGAATTATCAGGTACGGTACTGATGATTATCAAAAAACTTTAATTCTAAGAAATGAGGTTCTTAGGAGACCTTGGAGGCGCAGCATTTATGATGATGATTTAAGAAGTGAAGTAGATAAGGATGTCATTTTTGGGGCATTTAAAGAGGAAGACATCTTAGGAGTTGGAACTTTAAGTCATAGTGATAATAAAAAAATAAGAATAAAATACTTAGCTGTTAATTCTAAAAATCAAGGAAAAGGAACTGGTTCTGCCATTTTAAGAGCTATGGAGAATTATGCTAGAGAATTAGGATATAAAAAGATAATTCTTGAAACAAGATTGAGTGTTAGAGAATTTTATCTTAAGAATGGTTATAGAACTACAGGTAAAATATTTATCTCAGAAGTTATACCAGTCAAACATATTAATATGGAAAAGAGAATACCATAA
- a CDS encoding LURP-one-related/scramblase family protein gives MRKFSINQRLFSIGSKFDVLNEHGKEEYIVEADKFDIGKNIYVYDLNNRRILFLKQQIRIGAHRYIAYDSNMMEIAEIRKEFMFPEYNITGQMGNIKMRARDVLGRHYIIEKENREIGRIDKEISIFTDSYSLEVFDEEYTVFLIGLLVIIDMVRYHENN, from the coding sequence ATGAGAAAGTTTTCTATTAATCAAAGATTATTTTCAATTGGGAGTAAGTTTGATGTATTAAATGAGCATGGTAAAGAGGAATATATAGTAGAGGCTGATAAGTTTGATATTGGTAAAAATATATACGTTTATGATTTGAACAATAGGAGAATATTATTTTTAAAACAGCAGATAAGGATTGGAGCGCATAGATATATTGCTTACGATTCCAATATGATGGAAATTGCTGAAATAAGGAAAGAATTTATGTTTCCTGAATATAATATTACTGGTCAAATGGGAAATATAAAAATGAGAGCAAGAGATGTTCTAGGAAGACATTATATAATAGAAAAGGAAAATAGAGAAATAGGTAGAATAGATAAGGAGATTAGTATTTTTACAGATTCTTATTCATTAGAAGTATTTGATGAGGAATATACTGTTTTTTTAATTGGATTACTAGTAATTATTGATATGGTAAGATATCATGAAAATAATTAA
- the murB gene encoding UDP-N-acetylmuramate dehydrogenase — translation MNQYKNLNSLFEEFYKKENVILDSEMKNHVYFRVGGPADILLIPESKEQVIKTIKICREKSIPFYVVGNGSNLLVKDGGIRGVVIKLNELKNIRVDGDILEAECGAMLKDISNEALKNSLTGLEFSCGIPGTVGGAVFMNAGAYNGEIADVIESAEVINDKNEVVVLSKEELELGYRSSIVMKKNYVVLSARFKLQKAEYDKIKETVDDLTRRREEKQPLEYPSAGSTFKRPEGYYAGKLIQDAGLKGYSIGGAAVSEKHSGFVINKGGATAKDIIDLIKHIQKEVKDKFGVELHPEVRILGED, via the coding sequence ATGAATCAATATAAAAATTTAAATAGTTTATTTGAGGAATTTTATAAAAAAGAAAATGTAATTCTTGATTCTGAAATGAAGAACCATGTTTATTTTAGAGTAGGTGGACCAGCTGATATACTTTTAATACCAGAATCTAAAGAGCAAGTTATAAAAACCATAAAAATATGTAGAGAAAAGAGCATACCTTTCTATGTAGTTGGCAACGGATCTAATTTATTGGTTAAAGATGGCGGAATAAGAGGAGTTGTAATAAAGTTAAATGAATTAAAAAACATAAGAGTAGATGGAGATATATTAGAAGCGGAATGTGGAGCTATGCTTAAGGATATCTCTAATGAGGCTTTAAAAAACTCTTTAACAGGCCTTGAATTTTCTTGTGGAATACCTGGAACAGTAGGCGGAGCTGTTTTTATGAATGCAGGAGCCTATAATGGAGAAATTGCTGATGTTATAGAATCTGCAGAAGTAATAAATGATAAGAATGAAGTAGTAGTGTTATCAAAAGAAGAATTAGAACTAGGTTATAGATCATCAATCGTTATGAAAAAAAATTATGTAGTATTATCAGCAAGATTTAAATTACAAAAAGCTGAGTATGATAAAATAAAAGAAACTGTAGATGATCTAACAAGAAGAAGGGAAGAAAAGCAGCCTTTAGAATATCCATCTGCTGGAAGCACTTTTAAAAGGCCAGAAGGATATTATGCTGGAAAGCTTATACAAGACGCGGGATTAAAGGGATATAGTATTGGTGGCGCAGCAGTTTCAGAAAAACATTCAGGATTTGTAATTAATAAGGGTGGAGCTACTGCTAAGGATATAATAGATCTAATAAAACATATTCAGAAGGAAGTAAAAGATAAGTTTGGTGTAGAACTTCATCCTGAAGTTAGAATATTAGGAGAAGACTAA
- a CDS encoding dTDP-4-dehydrorhamnose 3,5-epimerase family protein: protein MFRFEELEVDGCYLITPMVLMEDKCDFIKIFNNTQFNIYGLSTEFKEECYAIAKPGVVRGMHFQRPPEAHDKLVTCLSGSIQDVVVDLRKKSRTFGKYTVIELNENNRNIIYIPSGCAHGYYIKGEKNAIIYYKVTKPYILSLRDGIHWSSLNIPWEFLDKYEVEVEEEDEKWPRFEEFESPF from the coding sequence ATGTTTAGATTTGAAGAATTAGAAGTAGATGGATGCTATTTAATAACCCCTATGGTTTTAATGGAAGATAAATGTGATTTTATAAAAATATTTAATAATACACAGTTTAATATTTATGGATTAAGTACAGAATTTAAAGAGGAGTGCTATGCAATTGCAAAACCAGGTGTAGTTAGAGGAATGCACTTCCAGAGACCTCCAGAAGCACATGATAAATTAGTTACATGCTTAAGTGGTTCAATTCAAGATGTTGTAGTAGACTTAAGAAAAAAATCAAGAACCTTTGGGAAATATACTGTGATAGAGTTAAACGAAAATAATAGAAACATTATATATATTCCAAGTGGTTGTGCTCATGGTTATTATATAAAAGGAGAAAAAAATGCTATAATCTATTATAAAGTTACAAAACCCTATATCTTAAGTTTAAGAGATGGAATTCATTGGTCATCACTAAATATACCTTGGGAATTTTTAGATAAATATGAAGTAGAAGTTGAAGAAGAAGATGAAAAATGGCCAAGATTCGAAGAGTTTGAATCACCGTTTTAG